A window of Paremcibacter congregatus contains these coding sequences:
- the lptM gene encoding LPS translocon maturation chaperone LptM yields MQKIIALICLGIVFLGLAGCGKRGDLLPPPGYEKPAEEARP; encoded by the coding sequence ATGCAGAAAATCATAGCACTCATATGTCTGGGGATCGTGTTTCTGGGGCTTGCCGGTTGCGGCAAGCGAGGCGATCTGTTGCCACCGCCCGGGTATGAAAAACCTGCGGAAGAAGCCCGCCCGTAA
- the argH gene encoding argininosuccinate lyase has protein sequence MASEKDTTASQANSMWGGRFAAGPAEIMEQINASIDFDKILYAQDIQGSKAHCQMLMDQKIISGDDGAAILKGLDQVKGEIEAGNFTYDAKLEDIHMHVETRLKEIIGDAAGRLHTARSRNDQVATDFKLWVRDTMDQMDQALKMLQTALVTKAEQHADVILPGFTHLQSAQPVTFGHHMLAYFEMFTRDRDRLRDARGRLNECPLGAAALAGTSFPIDRTQTAEALNFRKPTANSLDSVSDRDFALEFLSVAAISATHVSRLAEEIVIWSSAQFNFVSLSDQFTTGSSIMPQKRNPDAAELCRAKAGRIIGALNSLLVVMKGLPLAYSKDMQEDKEATFDAARAYALVITAMSGMVDDMTVNAAAMKASTAAGFITATDLADWLVRVLDMPFRNAHHVTGSLVALAEKKGCDLDGLTLAEMQTVESRITDDVFSVLTVESSVASRVSYGGTAPSQVLAQVENARRRIE, from the coding sequence ATGGCATCAGAAAAAGACACGACAGCATCCCAGGCCAACAGCATGTGGGGCGGCCGCTTTGCGGCGGGACCGGCGGAAATCATGGAACAGATCAATGCCTCGATTGATTTTGACAAGATTCTCTATGCCCAGGATATTCAAGGCTCGAAAGCCCATTGTCAGATGCTGATGGACCAGAAGATCATTTCCGGTGATGACGGGGCGGCGATCCTCAAAGGACTGGATCAGGTCAAAGGCGAAATCGAAGCCGGCAATTTCACCTATGACGCCAAGCTGGAAGATATCCATATGCATGTGGAAACCCGGCTGAAGGAAATCATTGGTGATGCGGCGGGGCGTCTGCATACGGCGCGTTCCCGCAATGATCAGGTGGCCACCGATTTCAAGCTCTGGGTGCGCGACACCATGGATCAGATGGATCAGGCTCTTAAGATGCTGCAAACCGCACTGGTGACGAAGGCGGAACAACATGCGGATGTGATCTTGCCGGGCTTTACCCATTTGCAATCGGCCCAGCCGGTGACCTTTGGTCATCATATGCTGGCGTATTTTGAAATGTTTACCCGCGACCGGGACCGGCTGCGGGATGCGCGTGGACGGCTCAATGAATGTCCGCTGGGCGCGGCGGCGCTGGCGGGAACGTCTTTCCCCATCGACCGGACACAAACGGCCGAGGCGCTGAATTTCCGCAAACCGACCGCCAACAGTCTGGACAGCGTGTCGGACCGTGATTTCGCCTTGGAATTTTTATCGGTTGCGGCAATTTCGGCGACTCATGTGTCGCGTCTTGCGGAAGAGATCGTGATCTGGTCTTCGGCCCAGTTTAACTTTGTCTCTCTGAGTGATCAATTCACCACCGGTTCTTCGATTATGCCGCAAAAACGTAATCCGGACGCGGCGGAACTCTGTCGCGCCAAGGCGGGCCGGATCATCGGCGCGCTTAACAGTCTGCTGGTGGTGATGAAGGGACTGCCGCTGGCCTACAGCAAGGATATGCAGGAAGACAAGGAAGCAACCTTTGATGCGGCGCGCGCCTATGCGCTGGTGATTACCGCCATGTCGGGTATGGTTGATGATATGACGGTCAATGCCGCCGCCATGAAGGCCTCGACTGCGGCAGGTTTTATCACCGCGACCGATCTTGCCGACTGGCTGGTGCGGGTGCTGGATATGCCGTTTCGCAATGCCCATCATGTGACGGGGTCCCTGGTGGCGCTGGCGGAAAAGAAGGGCTGCGATCTTGACGGGTTGACGCTGGCGGAAATGCAGACGGTGGAGTCCAGGATCACTGACGATGTCTTCTCGGTCCTGACGGTGGAAAGTTCTGTGGCGAGCCGGGTGAGCTATGGCGGCACCGCGCCGTCCCAGGTTCTGGCCCAGGTTGAAAACGCCCGTCGCCGGATCGAATGA
- a CDS encoding TlpA family protein disulfide reductase, with product MPKNLIMIIVFVALLLGGLYFLAAPKETSLTEGTASAPAEKGELIPIDSSMKKGKALFSVYGNRPDTPAIKIQDEQGNSLTLADLKGQSLLVNFWATWCVPCREEMPELEALQKERGNQDFKVIIVSVDRGGLDASRKFLDDIGVEQLTLYYDEKGILARKMKAIGYPSTILINKAGQQFGLLTGPAHWNSPSAHALIDRLIAD from the coding sequence ATGCCTAAAAACCTGATCATGATTATTGTCTTCGTCGCTCTGCTGCTCGGCGGCCTGTATTTTCTTGCTGCCCCGAAAGAGACCTCCCTCACAGAGGGAACCGCCTCGGCCCCGGCAGAAAAAGGGGAACTGATTCCCATCGACAGCAGTATGAAAAAAGGCAAGGCCCTGTTCAGCGTGTATGGCAATCGCCCCGATACCCCGGCCATTAAAATTCAGGACGAACAGGGCAACAGCCTCACGCTCGCCGACCTTAAAGGGCAAAGCCTTCTGGTTAATTTCTGGGCCACCTGGTGCGTCCCCTGCCGGGAAGAAATGCCGGAACTGGAAGCCCTGCAAAAAGAACGCGGCAATCAGGATTTCAAGGTGATCATCGTGTCTGTTGACCGGGGCGGCCTTGATGCGTCACGTAAATTCCTGGACGATATCGGCGTCGAGCAGCTCACCCTCTATTATGATGAAAAAGGCATCCTGGCCCGCAAGATGAAAGCCATCGGATATCCGTCCACCATTCTGATCAACAAGGCCGGGCAACAATTCGGCCTTCTGACAGGCCCCGCCCACTGGAATTCCCCCAGCGCCCATGCCCTGATCGACCGCCTGATCGCCGACTAA
- a CDS encoding TonB-dependent receptor domain-containing protein codes for MTQNSTKNLILTTASTLALMLAISAPVSADETDDQKHSHGHEAEIEELFVTGAPHSKTRLDVLQGSNLISGEELDQRLEASIGETLSGIPGISSTFFGPGASRPIIRGLGGDRIRMLINGIGSIDASSTSPDHSVAADPLTAERIEVLRGASTLLYGSNAVGGVVNIIDGRIPSLIPEGGFEGRARLSYSSVADDVAGGASVNARLTGTDETALVLHLDGTFRNTGNYDIPGFSESAVLRATEEEEENGGEEEAFGTVENSDVDNKSGAVGLSWIGKDALFGISYSRNDSNYGVPGHHHHEEDHADEAPGEHEEEEEAPVRIDLDQKRFDLKGNLTRDFAIFEEARLRFGYADYKHTELEGSEIGTIFTNKGWEGRLELIQKEIGNLHGSMGLQLRERDFEAIGAEAFVPPTTTRQWGIFAVEELSLDPVTLEFGARFDHQSVDNKALGQTRSFSNISLSAGGAYHPTAESLIGLSLGRTERAPTAEELFSNGPHLATSAFEVGNPNLDKERATSLELTLKQESDRLTASLNLYHTWYDDFIFEAFTGQQEGGLNILEFRQRDARFYGAELEVDYLAYSVGTHNIWLNLSGDLVRAKFTGDLGNLPRIPAKSATVGFAYEGETLGASGSIRFVDDQTNLAASELMTEGYTDINMEVSWRPFGDDQDLTLRLQGKNLSNAERRQHTSFLKDLLPMPGRSVKISATYGF; via the coding sequence ATGACACAGAACTCGACCAAAAACCTCATTCTCACTACCGCCAGCACACTGGCGCTTATGCTCGCGATATCCGCACCGGTCTCCGCAGATGAAACCGACGACCAGAAACATTCACATGGCCATGAAGCGGAAATCGAAGAACTTTTTGTCACCGGCGCCCCGCACAGCAAAACCCGGCTTGACGTCCTGCAGGGCAGCAACCTGATCAGCGGTGAAGAACTCGACCAGCGGCTTGAAGCCAGCATCGGCGAAACCCTGTCCGGCATTCCTGGCATCTCTTCCACCTTTTTTGGTCCCGGCGCCAGCCGCCCGATCATACGCGGCCTGGGGGGCGATCGCATCCGCATGTTGATCAACGGCATCGGCAGCATTGACGCCTCCAGTACATCGCCGGACCATTCCGTGGCCGCCGATCCCCTGACAGCCGAACGCATTGAAGTTCTGCGCGGCGCCAGCACCCTGCTCTATGGCAGCAACGCGGTCGGCGGCGTGGTCAATATCATCGACGGTCGTATCCCGAGCCTGATCCCCGAAGGTGGCTTTGAGGGCCGGGCCCGGTTAAGCTACAGCTCGGTCGCCGATGATGTCGCCGGGGGGGCGTCCGTTAATGCACGCCTCACCGGCACCGATGAAACCGCCCTTGTTCTGCATCTTGACGGCACCTTCCGCAACACCGGAAATTATGACATTCCCGGCTTCTCCGAAAGCGCCGTCCTGCGGGCGACCGAGGAAGAGGAAGAGAACGGCGGCGAAGAAGAAGCCTTTGGCACCGTTGAAAATTCCGATGTTGACAATAAAAGCGGCGCCGTGGGCCTGAGCTGGATCGGCAAGGATGCCCTGTTCGGCATTTCCTACAGCCGCAACGACAGCAATTATGGCGTCCCCGGTCATCACCACCATGAAGAAGATCATGCCGATGAGGCCCCCGGAGAACATGAAGAAGAAGAAGAAGCCCCGGTGCGTATTGATCTTGATCAGAAACGGTTTGACCTGAAAGGCAACCTGACACGGGATTTCGCCATATTTGAAGAAGCCCGCCTGCGTTTTGGCTATGCGGATTACAAACACACCGAACTGGAAGGTTCGGAAATCGGCACCATCTTTACCAACAAAGGCTGGGAAGGCCGTCTCGAACTCATCCAGAAAGAAATCGGCAACCTGCATGGCTCCATGGGCCTGCAACTGCGCGAGCGGGATTTCGAAGCCATCGGCGCCGAAGCGTTTGTTCCGCCGACCACCACCCGGCAATGGGGGATTTTCGCGGTCGAGGAGCTCAGCCTTGACCCGGTGACTCTGGAATTTGGCGCCCGCTTCGACCATCAGTCCGTGGATAACAAGGCCCTTGGGCAGACACGCAGTTTCAGCAACATCAGCCTGTCCGCCGGCGGAGCCTATCACCCGACGGCGGAAAGCCTGATCGGTCTGTCACTGGGACGTACCGAACGCGCCCCCACCGCCGAGGAATTATTTTCCAACGGCCCTCATCTGGCAACCAGCGCATTTGAAGTCGGCAACCCCAATCTTGACAAAGAACGCGCCACCAGTCTGGAACTGACGCTGAAGCAGGAAAGCGATCGCCTGACCGCCAGCCTGAACCTCTATCATACCTGGTATGACGATTTTATCTTCGAGGCCTTCACTGGACAACAGGAAGGCGGGCTGAATATTCTGGAATTCCGTCAAAGAGATGCCCGCTTTTACGGGGCGGAGCTGGAAGTCGATTACCTGGCCTATAGTGTCGGCACCCATAACATTTGGCTCAACCTGAGCGGGGACCTTGTCCGGGCGAAATTTACCGGCGATCTGGGCAACCTGCCGCGCATTCCCGCCAAAAGCGCAACGGTGGGCTTTGCCTATGAAGGCGAAACCCTCGGCGCCAGCGGCAGCATCCGTTTTGTCGATGACCAGACGAACCTCGCCGCAAGCGAACTAATGACTGAGGGATATACAGATATCAATATGGAAGTGTCCTGGCGCCCGTTTGGCGACGATCAGGACCTGACTCTGCGTCTTCAGGGTAAAAACCTGAGCAACGCCGAGCGCCGGCAACATACATCCTTCCTGAAGGATCTGTTACCCATGCCCGGCCGCAGCGTCAAGATTTCAGCGACCTATGGTTTTTAA
- a CDS encoding universal stress protein translates to MAQNAKYLVGYDGGELSMRAAELAVEKLVAKGGGTLMLVYVVDWSEFEVMSVEELAVRHSQQMEQLESAEKDIMEPAKAKLATDGITIKSFVQVGHSAEVISALAAEQKADQIFIGHKSSGLLAKLGLGSVAYGILQKAKVPVTVVP, encoded by the coding sequence ATGGCGCAGAATGCAAAATATCTTGTGGGATATGACGGCGGTGAATTGAGCATGCGGGCGGCGGAGCTGGCGGTGGAGAAGCTGGTGGCCAAGGGCGGCGGCACACTCATGCTGGTGTATGTGGTGGATTGGTCCGAATTCGAGGTCATGTCGGTTGAAGAGCTGGCCGTGCGCCACAGTCAGCAGATGGAACAACTGGAATCGGCTGAAAAAGATATTATGGAGCCCGCCAAGGCCAAATTGGCCACTGACGGGATCACTATTAAATCTTTCGTTCAGGTGGGACATTCCGCTGAAGTGATTTCAGCCCTTGCCGCAGAACAAAAAGCCGACCAGATTTTCATCGGTCATAAAAGCAGCGGTCTGTTGGCGAAACTGGGCCTTGGCAGTGTGGCTTATGGTATTCTGCAAAAAGCCAAGGTACCCGTTACTGTCGTACCTTAA
- a CDS encoding Crp/Fnr family transcriptional regulator encodes MNNFSYLATDAAKSTSPDFHRDANGACDGCAIRHVSLCNVLDTQELGTLSKISTDHRKSAKQIICSEDDPADHLFNIHTGVVRLSKMLPDGRRQVTGFLFPGDFFGLSCGDLYSFTAEAVTEVDLCRFSRPKLRAIFRDIPKLGERVLDMTRTELDASHARMLLLGRKTAREKLSTFLLDMVKKNALTPNGAADETSDNQGLLIDLPMSRTDIADFLGLTIETVSRQFSLLHKAGHIELDGAHRVFLKDPDQLSALAEGL; translated from the coding sequence GTGAATAATTTTTCTTACCTTGCCACAGATGCCGCCAAATCGACAAGCCCGGACTTTCACCGCGACGCAAATGGCGCCTGTGACGGCTGTGCCATCCGACATGTCTCCCTGTGTAATGTTCTCGACACCCAGGAACTCGGCACCCTGTCAAAAATATCAACAGACCACCGCAAGTCCGCCAAACAGATCATCTGCAGTGAAGATGACCCCGCAGACCATTTGTTCAATATCCACACCGGCGTCGTGCGCCTGTCCAAGATGCTGCCCGATGGGCGACGTCAGGTGACCGGCTTCCTCTTCCCCGGTGATTTTTTTGGACTCTCCTGTGGCGACCTCTACAGTTTTACAGCCGAAGCGGTTACAGAGGTCGATCTTTGTCGTTTCTCCCGCCCCAAATTACGGGCGATATTCCGCGACATCCCGAAACTCGGCGAACGGGTTTTAGACATGACCCGCACCGAACTGGACGCCAGCCATGCCCGGATGCTGTTGCTCGGGCGCAAGACCGCGCGGGAAAAGTTATCCACTTTTTTACTCGATATGGTGAAAAAAAACGCCCTGACGCCGAATGGTGCTGCTGATGAAACCTCCGACAATCAGGGACTGTTGATTGATCTGCCGATGAGTCGCACCGATATTGCCGATTTTCTCGGCCTGACCATAGAAACCGTTTCACGTCAGTTTTCCTTACTGCATAAAGCCGGGCATATAGAACTGGACGGAGCCCACCGGGTTTTCCTGAAAGATCCCGACCAGTTATCGGCCTTGGCGGAAGGTCTGTAG
- the rplU gene encoding 50S ribosomal protein L21 translates to MFAVVKTGGKQYKVAAGDVIKVEKLDGEAGSKVTLDHVLMVGDEKGVEVGSPTLSGMTVTAEILEQARAAKIIIFKKKRRQNYRRKNGHRQELTVLRIQEIGKATAKKAAPKKAAAKAETAEEKPAAKKAAPKKAAPKKAAAPKKPAAKKTAAKKTEEK, encoded by the coding sequence ATGTTTGCAGTCGTCAAAACCGGCGGAAAGCAATATAAAGTTGCTGCTGGTGATGTAATTAAAGTTGAGAAGCTGGACGGCGAAGCCGGCAGCAAGGTAACATTGGACCACGTATTGATGGTCGGTGATGAAAAAGGCGTTGAAGTCGGTTCCCCAACTCTTTCAGGGATGACTGTAACAGCCGAGATCCTTGAGCAGGCCCGCGCCGCCAAGATCATCATCTTCAAAAAGAAGCGTCGGCAGAATTATCGCCGGAAAAACGGTCACCGTCAGGAATTGACTGTTCTGCGCATTCAGGAAATCGGCAAAGCCACCGCCAAGAAAGCCGCGCCTAAAAAGGCCGCCGCCAAAGCGGAAACAGCCGAAGAAAAACCAGCAGCGAAGAAAGCTGCTCCGAAGAAGGCCGCGCCTAAGAAAGCCGCAGCCCCGAAGAAACCTGCAGCAAAGAAGACCGCTGCAAAGAAAACTGAGGAGAAGTAA
- the rpmA gene encoding 50S ribosomal protein L27: MAHKKAGGSSNNGRDSAGRRLGVKKYAGEVVIPGNIIVRQRGTKFYPADNVGMGKDHTLFSLTEGKVRFYKGKLKRSYVTVDEA, from the coding sequence ATGGCACATAAGAAAGCAGGCGGTAGTTCCAATAACGGTCGCGATTCCGCCGGCCGTCGCCTTGGTGTGAAAAAATATGCCGGTGAAGTCGTTATTCCTGGCAACATCATCGTGCGTCAACGGGGCACAAAATTTTATCCAGCCGACAATGTTGGCATGGGTAAAGACCATACGCTCTTCTCTTTGACCGAAGGTAAAGTTCGTTTTTACAAAGGCAAATTGAAACGCTCCTATGTGACAGTTGACGAAGCTTAA
- the obgE gene encoding GTPase ObgE: MKFLDQSKIYIKSGGGGDGCMSFRREKCVEFGGPDGGNGGRGGHVLIEAIGGLNTLIDYRYKQHFKGGRGGHGMGKNRTGAKGADIYLKVPVGTQIFDEDYGVMLADLTEEGQVVMMLEGGHPGTGNAAFKSSVNQAPRRTTPGGPAEEMWIWLRLKLMADAGMVGLPNAGKSTFVSAVSRAKPKIADYPFTTLKPQLGVVFVDQREFVVADIPGLIAGAHEGHGLGDRFLGHIERCNTILHMIDATGEDIVDAYKTIRHELDSYGGGLSEKKEVIGLNKCDALDDELIEMLSNELRAVTDSPIVPISAVTRFGIDEMLRALLENIDQAQNAEGHTSGRPGYYDLDDDAEVIEKPQEGGWSPI, translated from the coding sequence ATGAAATTTCTCGACCAAAGCAAGATCTATATCAAATCCGGTGGCGGCGGCGACGGCTGTATGAGCTTTCGCCGGGAGAAGTGCGTGGAATTCGGCGGCCCGGACGGCGGCAATGGCGGCCGCGGCGGCCATGTGCTGATCGAAGCGATCGGCGGCCTCAATACCCTGATCGATTACCGCTATAAACAACATTTCAAAGGCGGTCGCGGCGGCCACGGCATGGGCAAGAACCGCACCGGGGCAAAAGGCGCGGACATCTACCTGAAAGTACCCGTCGGTACCCAGATCTTTGACGAAGATTACGGCGTGATGCTGGCCGACCTGACCGAAGAAGGCCAGGTCGTCATGATGCTTGAAGGCGGCCATCCCGGCACCGGTAATGCTGCGTTTAAATCTTCCGTCAATCAGGCCCCGCGCCGCACTACCCCCGGCGGCCCCGCCGAGGAAATGTGGATCTGGCTGCGCCTGAAACTGATGGCGGACGCCGGCATGGTCGGCTTGCCCAACGCCGGAAAGTCCACCTTTGTTTCGGCCGTCAGCCGCGCCAAACCGAAAATTGCCGATTACCCCTTCACCACCCTTAAACCTCAGTTGGGTGTGGTCTTTGTCGATCAACGGGAATTTGTCGTCGCCGACATCCCCGGTCTGATTGCCGGCGCCCATGAAGGTCACGGGTTAGGGGATCGCTTCCTTGGCCATATCGAACGCTGCAACACCATTCTGCATATGATTGACGCCACCGGCGAGGATATTGTCGACGCCTATAAAACCATCCGTCACGAACTCGATTCCTACGGCGGCGGCCTCAGTGAGAAAAAAGAAGTTATTGGCCTGAACAAATGCGACGCCCTGGATGACGAACTGATCGAAATGCTCAGCAACGAATTGCGCGCGGTTACCGATTCGCCCATCGTGCCCATCTCCGCCGTAACCCGTTTCGGCATTGACGAGATGCTGCGCGCACTGCTGGAAAATATTGATCAGGCCCAAAACGCCGAAGGCCACACCAGCGGGCGACCGGGATATTATGATCTGGATGATGACGCCGAAGTCATCGAAAAACCGCAAGAGGGAGGCTGGTCGCCGATTTAA
- the proB gene encoding glutamate 5-kinase: MTKILSNADLIARHSTTGSRITLKIGSALLIDPETGQLRKAWLKSIARDVVFLRQKGYQVIIVSSGAIGLGRKILNLPPSRKLEDSQAAAAVGQIELATAYRSILGDLDIPMAQVLLTYGDTEERRRYLNARTTINRLLELGVVPVINENDTVATDEVRYGDNDRLAARVASMCEADCLFLLSDIDGLYSANPHKDPAARFIATVETVTPEIEAMAGAPISTGFGTGGMVTKIAAAKIASASGCHMVITNGTVEAPIQAWHDGARGTWFQGSGSPLAAKKKWIGASLDIAGSLIIDAGAVKALHSGKSLLPAGIVRIEGQFERGDILQVIAIDGTLIGQGLTAYGSHEAIKLIGHRSHEIEQILGYTGRNEMIHRNDLVTP; the protein is encoded by the coding sequence ATGACGAAAATTCTGTCCAACGCCGACCTGATCGCCCGCCACAGCACCACCGGGTCGCGCATTACCCTGAAGATCGGCTCCGCCCTGCTGATCGACCCCGAGACCGGCCAGTTGCGGAAAGCCTGGCTGAAGTCCATTGCCCGGGACGTCGTTTTCCTGCGCCAAAAAGGCTATCAGGTCATCATCGTGTCTTCCGGGGCCATCGGACTGGGCCGTAAAATTCTCAACCTTCCCCCCAGCCGCAAACTTGAAGACAGCCAGGCCGCTGCCGCCGTCGGGCAGATCGAACTCGCCACCGCCTACCGCAGCATTCTCGGCGATCTGGACATTCCCATGGCCCAGGTGCTTCTCACCTACGGTGATACGGAAGAACGCCGCCGGTACCTCAACGCCCGCACCACCATTAACCGTCTGCTCGAACTCGGCGTTGTACCGGTGATCAATGAAAATGATACGGTCGCCACCGATGAAGTGCGCTACGGCGACAATGATCGATTGGCCGCCCGCGTCGCCAGCATGTGTGAGGCCGACTGTCTGTTTTTATTGTCCGATATTGATGGCCTCTACAGCGCCAATCCCCATAAGGACCCCGCCGCCCGCTTTATCGCCACCGTAGAAACCGTCACACCGGAGATAGAAGCCATGGCCGGCGCCCCCATCTCCACCGGTTTTGGCACCGGCGGCATGGTGACAAAAATCGCCGCCGCCAAGATCGCCAGCGCCAGTGGCTGCCATATGGTAATCACCAACGGCACAGTTGAGGCGCCAATCCAGGCCTGGCACGACGGGGCCCGCGGCACTTGGTTTCAGGGGTCCGGCAGCCCACTGGCCGCCAAGAAGAAATGGATCGGCGCCAGTCTTGATATCGCCGGCAGTCTGATTATTGATGCCGGTGCGGTCAAGGCCCTCCACTCCGGCAAAAGCCTCCTGCCCGCCGGAATCGTCCGCATTGAGGGACAATTCGAACGCGGCGACATCCTGCAGGTGATCGCCATTGACGGCACTCTGATCGGCCAGGGCCTTACCGCTTACGGGTCCCACGAGGCCATTAAACTGATTGGTCACAGAAGTCATGAAATTGAACAGATACTTGGCTATACTGGACGCAATGAAATGATTCACCGCAACGATCTGGTGACCCCTTAA
- a CDS encoding glutamate-5-semialdehyde dehydrogenase — protein MTTEHNISTMMQAMGQAAKAAAQSLALATTDQKNAALQAAAQALRAQQETILKANARDMEIAEARHLAPALLDRLMLDPARIEAMAGSLDAIALLPDPVGDVMAAWDRPNGLNISRVRVPLGVIGIIYESRPNVTADAGALCLKSGNAAILRGGSESARSSKAIHDCLKEGLRAARLPEEAIQVIPTQDRAAVGELLGLVQYVDIIVPRGGKSLIERVQQDSRVPVMAHLDGICHVYIDKDADLEKAVAITLNAKMRRTGICGATETLLVDQDVLDSHLPAIIDALKIAGCELRGDKAVQALDESILPAQEADWTTEYLDAILSIRTVDGVTGAIDHIARYGSQHTDCIITENAVTAEIFLTQVDSAIVMHNSSTQFADGGEFGMGAEIGISTGKMHARGPVGLEQLTSYKYQVRGDGQTRP, from the coding sequence ATGACCACAGAACACAACATCAGCACCATGATGCAGGCCATGGGCCAGGCCGCCAAGGCCGCCGCCCAAAGCCTTGCTCTGGCGACAACAGATCAGAAAAATGCAGCGCTTCAGGCCGCCGCACAGGCCTTGCGCGCCCAACAGGAAACCATCCTTAAAGCCAATGCCCGGGATATGGAAATCGCCGAAGCCCGCCATCTGGCGCCGGCGCTGCTCGACCGCCTGATGCTTGACCCTGCCCGCATAGAAGCCATGGCCGGCTCGCTGGATGCCATCGCCTTACTGCCTGATCCGGTCGGGGACGTCATGGCGGCCTGGGACAGACCCAATGGCCTGAATATCTCCCGGGTGCGGGTGCCGCTCGGCGTGATCGGCATCATCTATGAATCCCGCCCCAATGTTACCGCCGATGCCGGAGCGCTGTGTTTGAAATCCGGCAATGCCGCGATCCTGAGAGGCGGCAGCGAAAGCGCCCGGTCGAGCAAAGCCATTCACGACTGCCTGAAGGAAGGCCTGCGCGCCGCGCGGCTGCCGGAAGAGGCCATTCAGGTTATTCCGACCCAGGACCGCGCCGCCGTCGGCGAATTGCTCGGTCTGGTTCAATATGTTGACATCATCGTGCCCCGGGGCGGCAAATCGCTGATCGAACGGGTGCAGCAAGACAGCCGGGTGCCGGTCATGGCCCATCTCGACGGCATCTGTCACGTCTATATTGATAAAGACGCCGACCTGGAGAAAGCCGTCGCCATCACCCTCAACGCCAAAATGCGCCGAACGGGCATCTGCGGCGCGACCGAGACCCTGCTGGTGGATCAGGACGTGCTCGACAGTCACCTGCCCGCCATCATTGATGCCCTGAAGATCGCCGGCTGCGAACTGCGCGGCGATAAGGCCGTTCAGGCTCTGGATGAAAGCATCCTGCCAGCGCAGGAGGCCGACTGGACCACCGAATATCTCGATGCAATTTTATCCATCAGAACGGTCGACGGCGTCACCGGGGCCATCGACCATATCGCCCGCTATGGCTCTCAGCACACCGATTGCATCATCACGGAAAATGCCGTGACGGCAGAAATCTTCCTGACCCAGGTCGACAGCGCCATCGTTATGCACAACAGTTCTACCCAGTTTGCCGACGGCGGTGAATTCGGCATGGGCGCCGAAATCGGCATTTCCACCGGCAAGATGCACGCCCGCGGTCCCGTGGGACTCGAACAACTGACCAGCTACAAATATCAGGTAAGGGGCGATGGACAAACCAGACCCTGA
- a CDS encoding nicotinate-nucleotide adenylyltransferase: MDKPDPDILPSSPTGWAGQKIGLLGGSFNPAHSAHLEISQMALDRLGLDAVWWLVSPQNPLKSADEMAPLNHRMDSARAAASDKRIHVSDLEHHLGTNYTADTVQQLARLCPDSHFVWLMGADNLAQFCQWRDWQTIARTVVFAIFNRPGYSEAVETSEAARHFQDTQIPARNARNLATMTPPAWTFIRETENPLSSTEMRRKSV, from the coding sequence ATGGACAAACCAGACCCTGACATTTTACCCTCATCCCCCACGGGATGGGCAGGTCAAAAAATCGGCTTGCTTGGTGGGTCCTTCAACCCGGCCCATTCCGCCCATCTGGAAATCAGCCAGATGGCGCTCGACCGGCTTGGTCTGGATGCGGTCTGGTGGCTGGTCTCCCCACAGAACCCCCTGAAGTCGGCCGACGAGATGGCGCCACTGAACCACCGTATGGACAGCGCCCGCGCCGCCGCAAGCGACAAACGCATTCACGTCAGCGATCTGGAGCACCATCTTGGCACCAACTATACCGCCGATACGGTACAGCAGCTGGCCCGGCTCTGCCCCGACAGCCATTTTGTCTGGTTGATGGGGGCCGATAATCTGGCGCAATTTTGCCAATGGCGCGACTGGCAAACCATCGCCCGCACAGTAGTGTTTGCGATTTTCAATCGTCCGGGGTATTCTGAGGCCGTTGAGACGAGCGAAGCGGCCCGCCATTTTCAGGATACCCAAATCCCGGCACGGAACGCACGCAATCTCGCCACCATGACCCCCCCGGCATGGACATTTATCCGGGAGACAGAAAATCCGTTATCATCGACTGAGATGAGACGAAAAAGCGTTTAA